The DNA region CATAAAACCGCGAGGGGGCCAGCCCTGCCGTGTCACCATGTCCCTCCTGCGCCCGCTGCTGCTGGCCCTGGTCCTGGTGGCTGTGCCGGGTGCCCAGGGCACCTGCCCGGTGCCGGCCGACCTCAAGCGCGAGGATGGGACTCGCACCTGCGCCAAGCTCTACGACAAGAGCGACCCCTACTACGACAACTGCTGCCGGGGCGCCGAGCTCTCGGTGGAGCCGGGCGCCGACCTGCCCTTCCTGCCCTCGGGCTGGGCCAACACGGCGTCCTCGCTGGTGGTGGCGCCGCGCTGCGAGCTCACCGTGTGGTCCCGCGCGGGCAAGGCCGGCAAGACGCGCAAGTTCTCCTCGGGCTCCTACCCGCGCCTGGAGGAGCTGCGCCTCGGGATCTTCGGGGACTGGTCCAACGCCATCTCCGCGCTGTACTGCAGGTGCCCGCGCCCCGGGGCCGCCCCAGCCGCCACCCAGAGACGCCAGTCCTGGGTGTCCCCAAGTCCAGGGTCCCCCGGCACCTCACCCCAGCCTGCGCCAGGCAGCCCCTGCGCCTTGGATCCCTCAGCTCCCTCAACTCAGACCCCGCCCCCTTCTGGAAGGATCCACTTGCTCCCCCCATGTGCTCCCCAGGGAGGATCGCCTGAGGGgaggagccccaggcccagccagcCTCCTGCTGCAGACTGTCACATCTAAAGCTCCCCCACCCAACTCTGGGACTCTCAGGCTTTAATCCACCAGCCCTGGAGACCCCAGGACCGTTCCAGGACACCCCTACCAGCCGCCCTGGGGCTCCCCACCCACCTGCACCCCCTAGATCAGCCCCAACCCTCAAATCAGTCCCTgagtccccagcccagccctggaggCCCCTGAGCCCACCCTACACTCAAATACCCAGGCCCCCAGACGCTGGCACCTACTGTGTCACCCCCAAAGCAGCCCAGCCGTGCTCCCCAAGAGCCCCAGGAGCCCCAGCCACACACTCCCGGGCCAGCAGCCCCGATCCGACTCGGAGCCCTggacccccaccccagctccccaCCACGCCCTGGACC from Marmota flaviventris isolate mMarFla1 chromosome 18, mMarFla1.hap1, whole genome shotgun sequence includes:
- the Sycn gene encoding syncollin yields the protein MSLLRPLLLALVLVAVPGAQGTCPVPADLKREDGTRTCAKLYDKSDPYYDNCCRGAELSVEPGADLPFLPSGWANTASSLVVAPRCELTVWSRAGKAGKTRKFSSGSYPRLEELRLGIFGDWSNAISALYCRCY